TGGGCACCAGCGCGGCCACCGAGTCGATGACGATCAGGTCGACCGAGCCCGAGCGCACCAGCGCGTCAGCGATTTCCAGCGCCTGCTCACCGGTGTCCGGTTGGGAGATCAGCAGGTCCGGCACCTTCACGCCGAGCTTGTCGGCATAGGTGACGTCCAGCGCATGCTCGGCGTCGATGAAGGCGCAGGTGCCGCCCAGCTTCTGCATCTCGGCGACCACCTGCAGCGTCAGCGTGGTCTTGCCGGACGATTCGGGGCCGTAGATCTCGACCACGCGACCGCGCGGCAGGCCGCCGACGCCCAGCGCGACGTCCAGACCCAGCGAGCCGGTGGACACAACCTGGACCGGCTCCACCTCGGCGTCGCCCATCTTCATGATCGAGCCCTTGCCGAACTGCTTTTCGATCTGCGCGAGCGCGGCAGCCAGCGCCTTCTGCTTTTCTGCGCTCATCGAGGCTGCCTTCTTGCCGTCTTCCATGGTCGTCCTTCGTGCAAATTGGTGTATAAACTGGCCGCAAGGGCCTGGGATTCCAGCGGTCGTCCGCAATGGCGGGCCGCGCGTCACCGTCCGGTGTCCGGGACATGGCCCAATTTCCATACTTTAGCGCCGCCAAGACTACAGCACCGCGCATTCGGGATACTGTATAAAAAACCAGTGGTTTTGACAAGTCTCCCGCTAGGACGTCGCGTGAAAAAATGTAGCGGGCGGGATGGACGGATCGGATGATCCGCCCGGCATTGCGGGGAGACACGCATGCGCATCCTGATTGCTGAAGACGACGCCACCCTGGCCGACGGGCTGACCCGTTCGTTGCGCCAGGCCGGCTATGCCGTCGACCGGGCCGCGGACGGCGCCGCCGCCGACGCGGCCCTTTCCGCGCAGACCGCGCAAACCTACGACCTGCTGATCCTCGATGTCGGGCTGCCGCGCCTGTCCGGCCTGGAAGTGCTCAAGCGGCTGCGCTCGCGCGGGGCGATGCTGCCGGTGCTGATCCTGACCGCCGCCGACAGTGTCGACGAGCGCGTCAAGGGCCTGGACCTGGGGGCCGACGACTACATGGCCAAGCCCTTTGCGCTGTCCGAGCTGGAGGCGCGCGTGCGGGCGCTGGTGCGGCGCGGCACCGGCGGCGGCGCCACGCTGGTCCGCCACGGGCCGTTGGCCTTCGACCAGGTCGGACGCATCGCCTACATCCGCGACCAGATGGTGGACCTGTCGGCGCGGGAGCTCGGGCTGCTGGAGATCCTGCTGTCGCGCGCCGGCCGGCTGGTCTCGAAGGAACAGCTGGTCGACCACCTGTGCGGCTGGGGCGAAGAAGTCAGCAACAACGCGATCGAGGTCTACGTGCACCGCCTGCGCAAGAAGATCGAGGTGGACGGCATCCGCATCGCCACCGTGCGCGGGCTCGGCTATTGCCTGGAACGCGTGAGCGTACCGGCTGCCGTCCATGGGTGACCGGCTGGCCTGGCCCTGGCGCCGGCCGCGCGCGGCGCCCGACCGCACCGCGCCGGGCGCCGACGACCACGATCTCGCCGACACCCTCCCCCACCTCGAGAACGACGCCACCCGGCCCATCGCCCGCTCACTGTTCGGCGAGATTCTCGACTGGATGCTCGCGCCGCTGCTGCTGCTGTGGCCGATGAGCATTGCGGTGACCTACCTGGTGGCCAAGTCGATCGCCAATGCGCCGTACGACCGCGCGCTGGAATCGAGCGCCATCGTGCTCAGCCAGCAATTGCACGAGGTCAACGGGCGCGTGACGTTGCAGTTGCCGATCTCTGCGCGGGAGATTCTGCGCGCGGACGAGACCGACAACATCTATTACCAGGTGCTCGGCAGCAGCGGCGAGTTCGTCTCCGGCGACCGCGATCTGCCGCTGCCCCCCGAGGAGGACGCCGGCGCCGGCAGCCTGGTGCAACTGCGCGACGACCGTATCCACGGTGCGGAGATCCGCGTGGCGTACACCTATGTGCAGCAGCCCGGCGCCCGGCCCGCGCTGGTGCAGGTGGCCGAGACGCTGGACAAGCGCGCGCAGCTGGCCAACGAGATCATCAAGGGTGTGATCCTGCCGCAGTTCGTGATCCTGCCGCTGGCGGTGATCCTGGTGTGGTTCGGGCTCACGCGCGGACTGGCGCCGCTCAACGCGATCCAGGAGCGCATCCGCGCGCGCAGCCCGGGCGACACGAGCCCCATCGACGAAGGCGCGGCGCCGCAGGAGCTGACGCCCCTGGTCGCCTCATTCAACGAGCTGCTCGGGCGCCTGGAGCAATCGGTGCAGACGCAGAAGCGCTTCATCGCCGACGCCGCGCACCAGATGAAAACACCGCTGGCCGGCCTGCGCATGCAGGCGGAGCTGGCGCAGCGCGAGCAGTCGCCCGACGAACTGCGCCGCACCCTGGCCCACATCGCCGACAGCTCGGAGCGCACCGCGCACCTGGTCAAGCAGCTGCTGTCGCTGGCGCGCATGGAGAACATGGGCGCGGCCGACGGCATGGTGCCGCTGGACCTGTGCGCGCTGTCGCGGCAGGTGGTGGCCGAGTGGCTGCCCAAGGCCTGGGCCAAGCAGATCGACCTGGGCTTCGAGGAGCCCGGCGCGCCGGTGACGACCTCCGGCAACGCCACCATGCTGGCCGAGATGCTCAACAACCTGCTCGACAACGCGATCCGCTATACGCCCGACGGCGGCCATGTCACGGTGCGCGTGACCACCGCGCCGTTCGAGCCCTTCGTGTTCCTAGATGTGGAGGACACCGGCCCCGGCATTCCGGCGGCCGAGCGCGAGCGGGTCATGCAGCGCTTCTATCGCATCCTCGGCACGCAGGCCGAGGGCAGCGGACTGGGCCTGGCGATCGTGCGCGAGATCGTGCAGCAGCACGGCGGCGACATCGCGGTGCTGGACTACGTCTACCAGTCGTCGCCGCGGCTGGCGGGGGCGCGGTTCCGCATCACCCTGCCGCGCGGCACGCCGGGCGAGGGGGCCTCGGCATGACGCCCGACGCCACATCGGACGCACCGACGCCCGCGCGCCGGCGCTGGATCTCCAACATGCGCTGGATCGCCGCGCTGCTGGGCGTGTGGTTCGTGGTGACCTTCGTGGTGGCGTTCTTCGCGCGCGACCTGTCGATGCGCATCTTCGACTGGCCCTTCGCTTACTGGGTGGCCGGCCAGGGTGCGCCCATCGCCTACGTGCTGATCACCATGCTGTATGCCTGGCGCACCAACCGGCTCGCCGATGCTGCGGCGCGAGACGCCGGCGCAGCGCAGCAGGACGCGCGCGCGACCTCACCGCCCCCCTCGATTTGATGCGCCGAAGCAGCCTCGGCAGGCCGCCGGCCATCGCGCACATCTGCGCGTATACCCCGACGAAAACGCCCCGTTTGGGGGGCGTTCGTGTCAGAACGCAGTAAGTTTCGGCTCCCACAATCGTTCGCAATTCCGCGGGCGCTGCGTTGCGTTGTCATGTCCCATGCCCAGCGGGAAGACTCACGAACAGGAGACAACATGGCAACCGTGCAAAGTGCACCGAACGCGCCCGTCGGGCGCATGCAGCCCTCGCCCATGACCCGGGAGGAGAAGAAGGTCATCTTCGCCTCCTCGCTGGGCACGGTGTTCGAGTGGTACGACTTCTATCTCTATGGGTCCCTGGCGGCCATCATCGCCAAGCAGTTCTTTTCCGGGCTGGACCCGACGGCGGCGTTCATCTTTGCGCTGCTGGCATTCGCGGCGGGCTTCCTGGTGCGGCCGTTCGGCGCGCTGGTGTTCGGCCGGCTGGGCGACATGATCGGGCGCAAGTACACCTTCCTGATCACCATCCTGATCATGGGCACGTCGACCTTCATCGTCGGCCTGCTGCCCTCCTACACCACGATCGGGGCGGCCGCACCGGTCATCCTCATCATGCTGCGCCTGCTGCAGGGCCTGGCGCTGGGCGGCGAGTACGGCGGTGCCGCCACCTACGTCGCCGAGCACGCGCCGCACGGGCGGCGGGGCAATTACACGTCGTGGATCCAGACCACCGCCACGCTGGGCCTGTTCCTGTCGCTGATCGTGATCCTGGTGGTGCGCGAGCTGACCGGCGCATCGTTCGAGGACTGGGGCTGGCGCATCCCGTTCCTGGTGTCGATCGTGCTGCTGGCCACGTCGGTGTACATCCGCCTGTCGATGAGCGAGTCGCCGGCGTTCCAGAAGATGAAGGCCGAGGGCAAGACCTCCAAGGCCCCGCTGACGGAATCGTTCGGCCAGTGGCGCAACCTGAAGATCGTGATCCTGGCGCTGGTGGGACTGACCGCCGGCCAGGCCGTGGTGTGGTACACGGGCCAGTTCTATGCGCTGTTCTTCCTGACGCAGGTGCTGAAGGTGGATGCGTTCACGGCCAACGTGCTGATTGCCGTGGCGCTGGCCATCGGCACGCCGTTCTTCGTGTTCTTCGGCTCGCTGTCGGACCGCATCGGCCGCAAGTGGATCATCATGGCCGGTTGCCTGCTGGCGGTGCTGACCTACTTCCCGCTGTTCAAGGCGCTCACCCACTATGCCAATCCGGCGCTGGAGCGTGCCCAGCAGACCGCGCAGATCACCATCAAGGCCGATCCGAAGGAATGCTCGTTCCAGGGCAGCCCGATCGCGCGGGAAGTCGATTTCCGCTCGTCGTGCGACATCGCCAAGCGCACGCTCGCGCAATCGTCGGCCAGCTATGAATCGGAAGACGCGCCGGCCGGCACCATCGCCTCGGTGACGATCGCCGGCAGGGAAATCGCCTCGCTCAACGCCAGCCGCACGGCCGACGGCCAGAACTTCGATGCCGACAGCAAGAAGAAGATCACCGACTTCAAGAAATCGGTGAGCGACGCGCTCAAGGCGGCGAACTACCCGAGCAAGGCCGACCCGGCGCAGATGAACACGGTGATGGTGCTGGTGATCCTGGTGATCCTGGTGATCTACGTGACCATGGTCTATGGCCCGATCGCGGCAATGCTGGTGGAGCTGTTCCCGACGCGCATCCGCTATACGTCGATGTCGCTGCCGTACCACATCGGCAACGGCTGGTTCGGCGGCCTGCTGCCGACCATCTCGTTCGCGCTGGTGGCGCAGCACGGCAACATCTACTACGGGCTGTGGTACCCGATCTGGATTGCCGCCATCACCTTCGTGATCGGGGCCCTGTTCGTGCGGGAGACCAAGGACGTCGACATCTATCGCCACGACTGACGATAGGTGCTTGACACCCCATCGGACAACGGTATAATCGCGGTTTTCGGCGAATTAGCTCAGTCGGTTAGAGCGACGGAATCATAATCCGCAGGTCCGGGGTTCGAGTCCCTGATTCGCCACCAGTCTCAAAAAAGCCGCGATCCCGCAAGGGTTCGCGGCTTTTTGCTTTGGGGCGTACTGGGCCGTGGCAATGTCGGCATCTGTCATATCGCCCCAGCCAGACCGGCGGCACGCCACCGCCCTCACAAGCACGGCAACAGGATGCATTGGCCCGCCAGCGGCCAGTGGGTCCCGCCGAAAACGAAGTCGATCCGCGCCAGGATGCCCGCGCTGTTGAGCAGGTCGAACAGCACGACCGCGACCAGGGCGACGAGCAGGAACGTGGCCAGGACCTTCAGCCCCTTCCGCTCAGGCGCCGCGGTCCGGTGCCTGGAAAGATGGTCGAGCGTTGACATGGCCGCTCCCGCAAGACGTCCTGACATCGAAGACAACACGCCGGGGCAACGCCGACACATGACGAGATCGTGCAAGGTCGCCATGGGGTGTCGGGGTTGACCTCGAGCTTCGCGGTATCTGTGTCCCGGAAGCCGGGCACACGGCTGAGGAGGAGGACCGCGAAATCGTTTGCCCAGGCAGAAAAATGCGTGCCTTGAGCCGTCAGAAGGAATACTGACGGCGCGCCCGTGACAATTTCGGGACAGAAACGCGGATGCAATCGCCAGGTGACCATGCCTGCACGCCAAGCGTGCCGTGGCCGTGGACAACGCCACGGAATGGCCCGGTCATCGGGCAACACAAGAAAAATGGCCCTGGCCGGCACATCCCGTTCGGCATTCACCGGGTCGATTGGCACCTCGATGCCTGTGGCGACGCTTCCTCGCGACACTGTACTGTGTGGCGCATCGCTATCATGCCGGTGTGACTCCGATGCGCTTCCATGACCGCTCTCCACCCACTGTCCATCGGCATCGCCGGCGCCGGCAATGCCGGCCTGGCTGCCGCCATCGCCTTTGCCCGGCAGGGCCACGATGTCCGCGTTTTCGAGAAACATCCGCAGTTGACGGCTATGGGCGCGGGGCTGTTGATCCAGCCGCAGGGCATCCGCGCGTTCGAGGCACTGGGCCTGGGCCGCGAACTCGAAGGGATCGGCGCGCCGATTGACCGGCTGCTCGGCCTGAGCCATCGGGGCTGGCGGCTGATCGACGTCGATCTGGCCGGCTCGCCTGGCCGCGCGGTGACACGCCCCGCGCTGTCGAACCTGCTGTTCGACGCGGCGCGGCGGGCCGGTGCGGCATTCAGCTTCGGCTGCGGCATCCGCGAACTCCACCGCGATGGGGTGCGGGCGCGGGTTGTGCACGCCGGTGGCGAATCGGGGTTCGACCTCTTCGTCATCGCCGATGGCGCGGCATCGACGCTGCGCGAGCAGGCCGGGCTGGCGGGGCCGTCGAGCCTCTACCGCTGGGGCACGCTGTGGTTCCAGGCGTGGGTGGACGGCTGGGACCCCCGCGCGCTGCAGCAACGCTTTCGCGGTACGCGCGAGATGATGGGCCTGCTGCCCACCGACACAGAGGGCCATCGCACGCGCCTGTCGATGTTCTGGAGCTTGCGCGGCGATGCCCTGGAGGCCTGGCGACGGACCGACATCGGGCAATGGAAGCAGCAGGTGCTGCGCCTGTGGCCGCAATCGGCACCGGTGGTCGAGCAGATCCGCGCGCACGACGACCTGCCGTTCGCCGCCTACCGCCATACCTGGCCGCGCGCCCTGGCCCGGCCGCCCTACTGCGTGATCGGCGACGCAGCCCACGCGATGAGCCCGCAACTGGGCCTGGGCACCACGCTGGCGGCACAGGACGCACTGGCCCTCGCCTGCGCCGTGCAGGCGCATGGGCCGGTCGACGGCGCCCTCGCCTACCATGCGCGCAGGCTGCGCACCGTGCAGGCCTACCAGACCGTCAGCCGTGCGCTCACGCCGTGCTTCCAGGCAACGCATGGGGGCTGGGCGCGCGACCTCGTGTTCGCCGCCGGCCTGCGCATCCCGGGCGTGCCCTGGCTGATGAAGCGCAGCCTGACCGAGCCGCCCGCGCGCGGCACCGCCATCGGCACCGTGCCCGCGAACGAAGAACCCCAGGCATGAATCCCTGACGAACCGTCCCTATGTCCCTGCTCGACACCTTCCTCCCCCGGCATCAGTTCAGCGAAATGCACCGGATCCGGATCGCGGCGGCGCCAGGCCGCGTGCTCGACGTGGTGCCGCAGCTTGATGTCGCCGACTTTCCGCTGGCGAAGCTGTTCCTGCATCTGCGCGCCCTGCCCGCGCGCGTGGCCGCATGGGCAGGCGCCAACACCAGCGCGCGGCGTGTCGATGCCACCTTCGGCCTGCACGATTTCACCGTGCTCGGACGCGACGGCGATCGCGAATGCGCATTCGGCCTGATCGGCCGGTTCTGGGAACCGACGGGCGGCCTGATCCGGGTGGCGGCGGACGACTTCCGCGGCTTCAGCGAACCCGGTGTTGCCAAGCTGGTCATGACGTTCATCGCCGAGCCCGACGATGCCGGCACGCTGCTGACCACGCGGACCTGCGTCCACTGCCCCGACGAAGCCACGCGACGCCGGTTTGCGCCGTACTGGTACCTCATCCGCGTGCCCAGCGGCTTGATCCGCCGGATGCTGCTGCAGCGGATCCGGCAACTGGCCGAAGCGCACGCTTAGTGCTTGGCTTGTCGCCGGACCTCCAACCCGCGGCGCTAGATCACCGCGGGTTCCGCGACGGATACTGCCAGGGTGCCGGTCTTGTCTGCGACGCTCAGGTGATCCAGGCGGTAGCCGTGCTTGTACACCGCCACCAGCCGGACCTCGTTCACCGGCTCGAGGCGCAGCTTCAGGCGGATGCGCGACACATGGCTGTCGATCGTGCGCGTGTACTCCGCCGAATTGCGGCCCCAGACCTGCCCGAAGATGTGGTCGCGCGACAGCGTGCGGCCCGCGTTGGCGAACAGCAGCATGGCCAGCTGGAACTCGATGCCGGTGAGCGCGAGCGGCGCACCGTGCAGCGTGACCAGCCGGCGCTGCGGATGGAAGTGATACGGGCCGACCGCGAACGGCATGCCGGCGTACGGTACCGGGTGGGCCCGGCGCAGCAGGGCTTCGACACGGGCGCGCAACTCGGGGATGTGGAACGGCTTGGTGATGTAGTCGTCCGCGCCCTGGCCCAGCGCCCGCACCAGGCCCCGCTCGCGGGCCTCGGCCGTGACGAAGAGGATCGGCAGGACTTCCTGGTGCCGGCTGCGCACGACACTCAGCAGATCGATGCCCAGCATGCCGGGCGTGTGCCAGTCGAGCACGAGCATGTCGTACGACGAGCGGCCCAGCATGCGCAGCAGCGTGGCGCCATTGGTGAACGTCACCACGTCGTGGCCGGACTGGGACAGGATCTGGGCGATGACTTCGCTCTGGAAGGGATCGTCCTCAAGCAAGGCGATGCGCATGATCGGGCTCCATGAAAAGCGGCAGGCGCCACATGCGCGTCACGACGGGCCGGCATGACGGGATGCGCTCCGTGGCATGGATTGCACTGCCCGCATTTTCATGGCGACGTATGGCACCGGCCATCGGAACAATCTGATTCTGCGGACCATGGCCGACAGGAACGGCCTCCGGCATCGTGACCGGAAACAAGCCGGGACAACGCGGCCCGGGCCGGCGCGGCTTCGCCGGGCGGCAAGGCCGGAACATCCAAGGCGCGCATGCCGGACCCGTCGCAGCACACGGGGAGCAGGCTGCAACGTTTCGCGAGGTCACGTCAGGAGCGTGCGCGATGCATCGCCCGACATGCGCGGGATGAATCATGCCGCGCGGCGCCCCGCGACAGCGTACGCGCCACAACATTTGACGATGGCGGCGTCAGTGCCCCCAGGCCGGGCTCATGCCGGATCGCTGCTGTCCAGCTCGTGGCGGATCGCTTCCGTCAGCATGTCGATCAGCAGGCGAACCCGCTTGGGAATGAAGCGGGCGGTGGGCGTGACCAGATGCAGGGGCTCGCCGCTGGTAGCATATTCGGGCAGCACCCGCACCAGGCGCGGCAGCGGGGCGTTGGCGCGGGCGACGCCGCCGGCATAGAGCGGCAGCGGGCCGATGCCGGCGCCGCTCGCGATCAGCGTTTCGAGATAGGACAGGCTGTCGGCATTCAGGCGCGCGCGCACGGCCACGGTCTTCAGGCCGTCGGGGCCGACCAGGCGCCATTGCGTCTCGCCGCGGCCGGTGCCGCGGAAATCGAGGCAGTTGTGATGACTCAGGTCGCGCACCGCCTGCGGCACGCCCTGCTTCTGCAGGTAGTCCGGCGAGGCGAACAGGCCGATGCGCAGCACGCCCAACGGCCGGGCCACCAGCGAACTGTCGGCCAGGCGCCCGACGCGGACCGCCAGATCGAAGCCCTCCTGCACGAGATCGACGTTGCGCGGCGTCAGCACCACGTCGAGGTCGATGTCGGGGTACTGCTGCATGAAGCGCGCCACGATCGGCGCGATCAGCAGCCGGCCGACGTCTTCGGGGGCCGTCATGCGCACCTTGCCGCGCGGCAGGTCCTGCAGTTCACCGGCGCAGGTGGTGGCGCGCTCGATCTCTTCCAGTGCATGCGACGCCACCTGGTACAGGCTCTGGCCGGCATCGGTCAGGTGCAGCGTGCGCGTGGTGCGCTGTAGCAGCCGGACGTTCAAATCCTGCTCGAGCGCGGCGATGCCCCGGCTGACCGACGACTTGGGCAAGTCCAGCCGCACCGCCGCCGCCGTGAAGCTCCCCGCTTCGACGACGCGCACGAACAGCGCCAGTTGGTTGAGATCCATGGTGTCTTCCTCGTATCGTGGGACCGGCTGGCCTGCCTTGTTTAATTGTCCCGCTGCAGGCAACATTTTTTCCCACGATACCCATCTAGTGCAAAAGGGGCAACCACCCTACATTCGGGATGTGACAGATTCCTTCCCGATTCAGGAGAACGCCATGGACACCCTCGTACAACCCCACGTGGAACACGCCCGCCGCGTCGAGCGCGTCGTCACCGGCCACGCCACCTCGGACGGCGCGGGCGTCAGGCTCACGCGCGTGCTGACCCAGCCGCTGCAGCGCCGGCTCGATCCGTTCCTGATGCTCGATGCCTTCCGCAGCGATGACCCGAATGACTATCTGGCCGGCTTCCCCGATCATCCGCACCGCGGCTTCGAGACGGTGACGTACATGATCGCGGGCCGCATGCGCCACCGCGACAACGCCGGCCACGAGGGCCTGCTGCAGACCGGCGGCGTGCAATGGATGACGGCCGGCAGCGGCATCGTGCATTCGGAGATGCCGGAGCAGGAGGACGGCGTGATGGAAGGCTTCCAGCTGTGGCTGAACCTGCCCGCGCGCGACAAGATGACGACGCCGTGGTATCGCGACATCCCCTCGGCCGAGATTCCCGGGTTCACGACGGAAGGCGGCGTGGCGGTGCGCGTGATCGCCGGCGAGTCGCATGGCGTGCAAGGCGCGATGACGCGCGATGCGACGCAGCCGCTGTACCTGGACCTCTCGCTGCCGGCGGGCGCGGCATTCGCGCAGCCGCTGCCGGCGCGGCACAACGCGTTCGTCTATGTGTTTCGCGGCAGCGCGCTGGTCGGCGATGCGCAGGCGCCGGGCGGTGCCGGACTGCAGCGCGTGGACGACAAGCAGATGGCCATCCTCGCCAACACGGAAGGCAGCGACGGCGTGGTGATCCGCGCGGACGATGCGCCGGCGCGCGTGCTGCTGGTGGCCGGCCAGCCGCTGAACGAGCCGATCGCGCAGTACGGCCCGTTCGTGATGAACACGCAGGAAGAGATCTTCCAGGCCGTGCGCGACTTCCAGGCCGGCAAGTTCGCCTGAGCGCATCGGGCGCCCGCCGCGTCCGCCAGAAAAAAACCGCCGCCTGGTGCTACCAGAGCGGCGGCTCGTCCAGCAGCGCGATCTGCTCGCGCAGCTCCAGCACGCGGTCCTGCCAGTAGCGCTGCGTGTTGAACCACGGGAAGGCCGCCGGGAACGCCGGATCGTTCCAGCGCCGCGCCAGCCAGGCGCTGTAGTGCAGCAAGCGCAGCGTGCGCAGCGCCTCCACCAGATGCAGCTCGCGCGTGTCGAACGCGCAGAAATCCTCGTAGCCGGCGAGCACGCTGGCCAATTGATGCCGCATCGACGCGCGATCGCCCGACAACAGCATCCACAGGTCCTGCACGGCGGGGCCGGTGCGGCTATCGTCGAAATCGACGAAGTGCGGGCCGGCGCTGCGCAGCGGATCGTTCTTGAGCGCATCGGCCTCGTCGATCCACAGCACGTTGGAGGCGTGGCAATCGCCGTGCAAGCGCAGCATCGCGACCTCGCCCGCGCGGTCGTAGCAGCGGCGCACGCCGTCGAGCGCGGCATCGGCCACGCTGCGCCAGGCGGGCAGCAGGTCGGGCGGGATGAAATCGTGTTCGAGCAGCCAGTCGCGCGACTGCACGCCGAAGGTGTCGATATCGAGCGTGGGCCGGGCCATGAACGGACGGCGCGCGCCGACGGCGTGGATGCGGCCGAGGAAGCGCCCCATCCATTCGAGCGTGTCGTCGCGGTCGATGGCCGGCACGCGGCCGGCGCAGCGCGGGAAGACGGCGAAGTGCCAGCGGTCGAAGGCGTGCAGCGTGCGGCCGTCGATTTCCAGCGGCGCGACCACCGGGATCTCGGCCGCCGCCAGCTCGGCGGTGAAGGCGTGCTCTTCGACGATCTGCGCGTCGTTCCAGCGCCCGGGGCGATAGAACTTGACGACCACCGGCGCGCCGTCTTCGATGCCCGCCTGGTAGACGCGGTTCTCGTAGCTGTTGAGCGCGAACATGCGGCCGTCCGGCATCAGCCCGACCTGCGCCAGCGCATCGAGAATGCTGTCGGGCGTCAGGCCGGCATAGGGCGCCTCGGACGCATCGGGCGATGGAGGCTGACCGTCGTGCCGCATGGATGTCAGGCCTTGCGGCCGCCGAGCAGTGCCGCTGCCTTGGCAAACAGGCCGTTGAACGGCTGCTTGGGTGCGGGCTGCGCCACCTTGGCCGGCTGCGCGGCTTGCGTGTTGGACGCACGGCGCTGGCCGCCCTGCCCGTTGCCTTGGCCGTTGCCCTGGCGCTGGCCGCGCGCATGCGATTGGCCGTTGCCGTTACCGCTGCCCTGACCGCCGCGCGGCTTCGGCGCGGCTTGGCCATCGCGCTGGCCTTGTGCCTGACGCTGGCGGCCGCCGCCATTGCGGCCTTGGCCCTGACCCTGCCCTTGACCCTGACCGCTGGCGCCCGACTCGCGGCGCGGCTCACGCGGCGCACGAGGCTCACGCGGCGCACGAGGCTCGCGCGGCGCGGCGTTGCCCGCGACCTGGCGCGGCGGCTGACTGCGACCGCCACCCTGGCGCGGCGCACGGGCACTGTTGCGGCCGTTCGGAATCGGCTCCGGCGCGATGGTCGGGTCCGGCTCGAAGCCCGCCAGGACGGTGCGCGGCAGTTCGCGCTTGATCAGGCGCTCGATGTCGCGCAGCAGGCCATGCTCGTCCACGCACACCAGCGAGATCGCCTCGCCCTGCGCGCCCGCGCGGCCGGTGCGGCCGATGCGGTGCACATAGTCTTCCGGCACGTTGGGCAGGTCGAAGTTGACCACGTGCGGCAGTTGGTCGATATCGATGCCGCGCGCGGCGATGTCGGTGGCGACCAGCACGCGCAGCGTCCCGGCCTTGAACTCCGACAGCGCCCGCGTGCGCGCCGACTGGCTCTTGTTGCCGTGGA
The sequence above is a segment of the Ralstonia nicotianae genome. Coding sequences within it:
- a CDS encoding sodium/substrate symporter small subunit, producing the protein MTPDATSDAPTPARRRWISNMRWIAALLGVWFVVTFVVAFFARDLSMRIFDWPFAYWVAGQGAPIAYVLITMLYAWRTNRLADAAARDAGAAQQDARATSPPPSI
- a CDS encoding response regulator codes for the protein MRILIAEDDATLADGLTRSLRQAGYAVDRAADGAAADAALSAQTAQTYDLLILDVGLPRLSGLEVLKRLRSRGAMLPVLILTAADSVDERVKGLDLGADDYMAKPFALSELEARVRALVRRGTGGGATLVRHGPLAFDQVGRIAYIRDQMVDLSARELGLLEILLSRAGRLVSKEQLVDHLCGWGEEVSNNAIEVYVHRLRKKIEVDGIRIATVRGLGYCLERVSVPAAVHG
- a CDS encoding sensor histidine kinase, which translates into the protein MGDRLAWPWRRPRAAPDRTAPGADDHDLADTLPHLENDATRPIARSLFGEILDWMLAPLLLLWPMSIAVTYLVAKSIANAPYDRALESSAIVLSQQLHEVNGRVTLQLPISAREILRADETDNIYYQVLGSSGEFVSGDRDLPLPPEEDAGAGSLVQLRDDRIHGAEIRVAYTYVQQPGARPALVQVAETLDKRAQLANEIIKGVILPQFVILPLAVILVWFGLTRGLAPLNAIQERIRARSPGDTSPIDEGAAPQELTPLVASFNELLGRLEQSVQTQKRFIADAAHQMKTPLAGLRMQAELAQREQSPDELRRTLAHIADSSERTAHLVKQLLSLARMENMGAADGMVPLDLCALSRQVVAEWLPKAWAKQIDLGFEEPGAPVTTSGNATMLAEMLNNLLDNAIRYTPDGGHVTVRVTTAPFEPFVFLDVEDTGPGIPAAERERVMQRFYRILGTQAEGSGLGLAIVREIVQQHGGDIAVLDYVYQSSPRLAGARFRITLPRGTPGEGASA
- a CDS encoding LysR family transcriptional regulator translates to MDLNQLALFVRVVEAGSFTAAAVRLDLPKSSVSRGIAALEQDLNVRLLQRTTRTLHLTDAGQSLYQVASHALEEIERATTCAGELQDLPRGKVRMTAPEDVGRLLIAPIVARFMQQYPDIDLDVVLTPRNVDLVQEGFDLAVRVGRLADSSLVARPLGVLRIGLFASPDYLQKQGVPQAVRDLSHHNCLDFRGTGRGETQWRLVGPDGLKTVAVRARLNADSLSYLETLIASGAGIGPLPLYAGGVARANAPLPRLVRVLPEYATSGEPLHLVTPTARFIPKRVRLLIDMLTEAIRHELDSSDPA
- a CDS encoding MFS transporter, producing the protein MATVQSAPNAPVGRMQPSPMTREEKKVIFASSLGTVFEWYDFYLYGSLAAIIAKQFFSGLDPTAAFIFALLAFAAGFLVRPFGALVFGRLGDMIGRKYTFLITILIMGTSTFIVGLLPSYTTIGAAAPVILIMLRLLQGLALGGEYGGAATYVAEHAPHGRRGNYTSWIQTTATLGLFLSLIVILVVRELTGASFEDWGWRIPFLVSIVLLATSVYIRLSMSESPAFQKMKAEGKTSKAPLTESFGQWRNLKIVILALVGLTAGQAVVWYTGQFYALFFLTQVLKVDAFTANVLIAVALAIGTPFFVFFGSLSDRIGRKWIIMAGCLLAVLTYFPLFKALTHYANPALERAQQTAQITIKADPKECSFQGSPIAREVDFRSSCDIAKRTLAQSSASYESEDAPAGTIASVTIAGREIASLNASRTADGQNFDADSKKKITDFKKSVSDALKAANYPSKADPAQMNTVMVLVILVILVIYVTMVYGPIAAMLVELFPTRIRYTSMSLPYHIGNGWFGGLLPTISFALVAQHGNIYYGLWYPIWIAAITFVIGALFVRETKDVDIYRHD
- a CDS encoding FAD-dependent oxidoreductase, with the translated sequence MTALHPLSIGIAGAGNAGLAAAIAFARQGHDVRVFEKHPQLTAMGAGLLIQPQGIRAFEALGLGRELEGIGAPIDRLLGLSHRGWRLIDVDLAGSPGRAVTRPALSNLLFDAARRAGAAFSFGCGIRELHRDGVRARVVHAGGESGFDLFVIADGAASTLREQAGLAGPSSLYRWGTLWFQAWVDGWDPRALQQRFRGTREMMGLLPTDTEGHRTRLSMFWSLRGDALEAWRRTDIGQWKQQVLRLWPQSAPVVEQIRAHDDLPFAAYRHTWPRALARPPYCVIGDAAHAMSPQLGLGTTLAAQDALALACAVQAHGPVDGALAYHARRLRTVQAYQTVSRALTPCFQATHGGWARDLVFAAGLRIPGVPWLMKRSLTEPPARGTAIGTVPANEEPQA
- a CDS encoding response regulator transcription factor, with the translated sequence MRIALLEDDPFQSEVIAQILSQSGHDVVTFTNGATLLRMLGRSSYDMLVLDWHTPGMLGIDLLSVVRSRHQEVLPILFVTAEARERGLVRALGQGADDYITKPFHIPELRARVEALLRRAHPVPYAGMPFAVGPYHFHPQRRLVTLHGAPLALTGIEFQLAMLLFANAGRTLSRDHIFGQVWGRNSAEYTRTIDSHVSRIRLKLRLEPVNEVRLVAVYKHGYRLDHLSVADKTGTLAVSVAEPAVI